A single Pirellulaceae bacterium DNA region contains:
- a CDS encoding FHA domain-containing protein codes for MESYELLVLNGEHAGQSMPLKPGAIVLGRAANVDWAFPRDPLVSSRHCQLWCDTEACTIVDLSSRNGTFVNARRLADKETLSAGDVIRIGLTEIELRAVPKDASIRISPIVQNFEDTSLSLHIEEPALMHLRSEGEHSDSQARSNSEMKVDQIVRCQLRQSTRHGVGQLCWIALDQSMVIGRSAWTDYPFADDQKMSSKHFRVTLQGDGCIIEDLRSKRGTWVNGQRIERCKLFHGASVLAGDTVFDVELLGIDQLANIAASAPPKSVPPPPPQSTLKMTGLRSSLADNFQRILGNWADQPAPVAWIEKLLLQEANAYLLLDLMRMDLELPEEQFQHPYSLFDWLPAPASRKTPCLFDLRACNDWRLAVDEAWGSDALMVVSSTKSKVELLASLQELLRGRSGQRSDAEGIQGICWPSVLRSMIEVNAHGFAERYFEVVDAVWMEGSDDPLVWDWLGKSTVLEPLCAAMEIRVREASTNDPREGTV; via the coding sequence ATGGAAAGCTACGAACTGTTGGTTTTGAATGGTGAACACGCAGGACAGTCGATGCCACTGAAGCCTGGCGCTATCGTGTTGGGCCGGGCCGCAAATGTGGACTGGGCCTTCCCTCGCGATCCGCTGGTCTCGTCACGGCATTGCCAGCTATGGTGCGACACTGAAGCCTGCACGATCGTTGATCTATCCAGCCGCAATGGAACCTTCGTCAACGCCCGGCGTCTGGCAGACAAAGAAACTCTCTCAGCAGGAGACGTCATCAGAATTGGCTTGACGGAGATCGAGCTGCGAGCTGTTCCGAAAGACGCATCCATCCGCATCAGCCCGATTGTCCAAAACTTTGAAGATACATCGCTCTCGTTGCACATTGAAGAGCCCGCGCTAATGCACCTGCGCTCGGAAGGCGAGCATTCCGATTCGCAAGCTCGTTCCAATTCCGAAATGAAGGTGGATCAGATCGTTCGTTGCCAATTGCGGCAGTCAACTCGACATGGGGTTGGACAACTATGTTGGATTGCGTTAGATCAATCGATGGTGATCGGTAGAAGTGCCTGGACCGATTATCCTTTTGCCGATGATCAGAAGATGTCCTCCAAACATTTTCGAGTCACGCTGCAAGGAGATGGCTGTATTATTGAAGATCTGCGTTCTAAGCGTGGCACCTGGGTCAACGGGCAACGCATTGAGCGCTGCAAACTGTTTCATGGGGCGAGCGTCTTAGCTGGGGATACAGTTTTTGACGTCGAGCTGTTGGGGATCGACCAATTGGCAAACATCGCAGCCTCCGCTCCACCAAAATCTGTGCCGCCACCGCCGCCCCAGTCCACCCTAAAAATGACGGGCCTTCGCAGTTCGCTTGCTGACAACTTCCAACGGATTCTCGGCAACTGGGCTGACCAGCCCGCTCCGGTTGCGTGGATCGAAAAACTCCTGCTCCAAGAGGCGAATGCGTATCTGCTGTTGGACCTGATGCGCATGGACCTAGAATTGCCGGAGGAGCAGTTTCAGCATCCTTACAGTCTGTTTGACTGGCTACCTGCGCCCGCTTCACGCAAGACCCCATGTTTGTTCGATCTCAGGGCCTGTAACGACTGGCGATTAGCGGTCGATGAGGCGTGGGGCAGCGATGCTTTGATGGTCGTGTCGAGCACGAAATCGAAAGTCGAGCTGCTTGCCAGTTTGCAAGAACTGCTGCGCGGCCGGTCAGGTCAGCGTTCGGATGCCGAGGGAATTCAAGGGATTTGTTGGCCCTCAGTTTTGCGTTCGATGATTGAAGTCAATGCGCACGGATTTGCTGAAAGGTATTTTGAAGTCGTAGATGCGGTTTGGATGGAGGGAAGCGATGATCCGCTAGTCTGGGATTGGCTAGGGAAATCAACCGTTTTGGAGCCGCTGTGCGCTGCGATGGAGATTCGCGTTCGTGAAGCCTCAACGAATGATCCGCGCGAGGGCACTGTATGA